A single genomic interval of Spirosoma linguale DSM 74 harbors:
- a CDS encoding HAD-superfamily hydrolase, subfamily IA, variant 1 (TIGRFAM: HAD-superfamily hydrolase, subfamily IA, variant 1~PFAM: Haloacid dehalogenase domain protein hydrolase~KEGG: ypb:YPTS_2296 nucleotidase), which yields MYKHLFFDLDHTLWDFDRNSAECITELYDTFRLADLGIESAAEFSRQFIAINRQLWADFDKNLIEHTYIRKHRFPLVFRAMGVDESAVHADLNVEYLKLLPRKPHLLESAKELLDHLNGRYTMHIITNGFAEIQAVKMDSAEIAHYFTHVITSENANAKKPDPLVFQYAMEISGTNASESLMIGDNYEADIMGAKGVGLDTVFYNPQGQPVSDPPTYDIRHWKELMAIL from the coding sequence ATGTACAAGCACCTTTTTTTTGACCTGGATCATACGCTCTGGGACTTTGACCGTAACTCGGCCGAGTGTATTACCGAGCTGTATGACACATTTCGGCTGGCCGATCTGGGCATTGAATCCGCAGCTGAGTTCAGTCGCCAGTTTATTGCAATAAACCGGCAGTTGTGGGCCGACTTCGACAAGAATCTCATTGAACACACCTACATTAGAAAACACCGGTTCCCGCTGGTATTTCGGGCGATGGGCGTCGATGAGTCGGCCGTTCATGCCGACCTGAATGTAGAATATCTGAAGCTGTTGCCCCGTAAACCTCATTTACTGGAGTCGGCGAAAGAGCTGCTGGATCACCTGAACGGGCGCTATACGATGCATATTATCACCAATGGCTTTGCCGAAATTCAGGCCGTAAAAATGGATAGCGCCGAAATCGCGCACTATTTTACGCATGTCATCACGAGCGAGAACGCGAATGCCAAAAAGCCGGATCCGCTGGTGTTTCAGTACGCCATGGAAATCAGCGGAACCAACGCGTCGGAAAGCCTGATGATTGGTGATAATTACGAAGCGGACATTATGGGGGCAAAAGGCGTTGGTCTGGACACCGTTTTTTATAACCCGCAGGGGCAACCGGTCAGCGACCCGCCTACCTACGATATCCGTCACTGGAAAGAACTAATGGCTATCTTGTAA
- a CDS encoding secretion protein HlyD (KEGG: mfa:Mfla_2222 secretion protein HlyD), which produces MLNISNQRVDEQLFNHYPLKTLHTLPQPDAGRRLGRWMLIILFISLAVLFLPWQQNINGEGSVTALTPQDRPQTVQNAIAGRIERWKIQEGQSVRKGDTLLVISEIKDDYFDPNLPLRLDEQLDAKRGSLTATGAKIAALDEQLSALQTGLQVKLASARNKVRQSQFKVISDSTDLIAVQKNYQIALDRLDRFEKGYRNGLFSLTDLETRRLKVQEDNAKVIAQENKLNVSRQELINSRLDLNTIQADYQEKIAKTMSDRSSAVSYRAEAEGEISKIQNKISSVDVRRGLYVVRAPQDGFVVRSLKAGIGEMIKEGESIATLQPAHPLVAIELYVRPMDVPLIQRGRTVRLQFDGWPAIQFSGWPSVAVGTFGGEVAVIDAVNSVNGKYRLLVKPKVQKGDQPWPQQLRVGSGVYGWVMLDNVPIWYELWRQLNGFPPSLKEEPKEESKK; this is translated from the coding sequence ATGCTTAACATATCCAATCAGCGGGTTGACGAACAGCTGTTTAACCATTACCCGCTCAAAACCCTGCACACCCTCCCCCAGCCGGATGCCGGTCGGCGGCTGGGTCGCTGGATGCTGATCATCCTGTTCATCAGTCTGGCGGTGTTGTTCTTACCCTGGCAGCAAAACATCAACGGCGAGGGCAGTGTAACCGCACTCACTCCTCAGGACAGGCCCCAAACGGTACAGAACGCCATCGCCGGCCGAATTGAACGCTGGAAGATTCAGGAAGGACAATCGGTTCGGAAAGGTGACACTCTGCTGGTTATTTCCGAGATTAAAGATGATTACTTCGACCCTAACCTGCCTCTGCGTCTGGACGAACAGCTGGATGCCAAACGCGGTAGCCTGACAGCGACAGGTGCTAAAATTGCCGCTCTGGATGAGCAGCTGTCGGCTTTGCAAACAGGCTTGCAGGTGAAGCTGGCTTCGGCCCGTAACAAAGTGCGGCAGAGCCAGTTCAAAGTCATCAGCGACAGCACAGACCTGATTGCCGTTCAGAAAAACTATCAGATTGCCCTCGACCGGCTCGACCGCTTCGAGAAAGGCTACCGGAATGGTCTTTTTTCGCTGACGGACCTGGAAACCCGTCGGCTGAAAGTTCAGGAAGATAACGCTAAAGTGATTGCCCAGGAAAACAAACTGAACGTATCCCGACAGGAGCTTATTAACTCCCGGCTCGACCTGAACACTATTCAGGCCGATTATCAGGAGAAAATAGCCAAAACGATGTCAGATCGAAGTTCGGCGGTTTCCTACCGGGCTGAAGCAGAAGGTGAAATCTCTAAAATTCAGAATAAGATCAGCAGTGTCGATGTACGGCGGGGTCTCTATGTCGTTCGTGCCCCGCAGGATGGCTTTGTCGTACGGTCTCTGAAAGCGGGTATCGGTGAGATGATTAAGGAAGGTGAGTCGATTGCTACATTACAACCTGCTCACCCCCTGGTGGCTATCGAACTGTACGTCCGCCCCATGGATGTGCCACTTATTCAGCGGGGCCGCACGGTACGACTTCAGTTCGATGGGTGGCCCGCCATTCAGTTTTCGGGCTGGCCCTCGGTAGCTGTGGGTACGTTTGGGGGCGAGGTGGCCGTTATCGATGCGGTCAACAGCGTAAACGGCAAATATCGGCTTTTGGTGAAACCAAAAGTACAGAAGGGCGACCAGCCCTGGCCGCAACAACTCCGGGTAGGCTCGGGCGTTTATGGCTGGGTAATGCTCGACAATGTACCGATCTGGTATGAATTATGGCGGCAGTTGAACGGCTTCCCGCCCAGTTTGAAAGAGGAGCCCAAAGAAGAGAGCAAAAAATGA
- a CDS encoding RNA polymerase, sigma-24 subunit, ECF subfamily (TIGRFAM: RNA polymerase sigma factor, sigma-70 family~PFAM: sigma-70 region 2 domain protein~KEGG: noc:Noc_1474 ECF sigma factor) → MLLLISLLTARVFTNDWLIVNYCIIRKQYLLSPPMAREIPLLKEPNVPELPNGRNSLDFATLYDRYAPALLGVITRIVSDNELAIELLATTFINVRSEISTYRPEKQPIFSWLLVVARRIALDALREQAQSSTRVVQLTSTGKVVALPTNWPKAPVRSAADETNPKLTELLNSVLFKNCTPEEAARTLGLPVETARQQLRQALKQLRSARQAQ, encoded by the coding sequence ATGCTGTTATTGATTAGCCTTTTAACAGCCCGGGTGTTTACGAACGACTGGCTAATCGTCAATTATTGCATCATCAGGAAACAATACCTACTCTCCCCACCTATGGCTCGCGAAATTCCATTACTTAAGGAGCCCAACGTACCGGAACTGCCTAACGGCAGGAATTCACTTGATTTTGCAACCCTATATGACCGATATGCCCCGGCTTTGCTTGGCGTAATCACCCGGATTGTTTCGGACAACGAGCTGGCCATTGAGCTGCTGGCGACAACGTTTATCAACGTCCGTTCGGAAATAAGTACGTACCGGCCCGAAAAACAACCCATTTTCAGCTGGCTGCTGGTTGTAGCGCGACGTATAGCTCTGGATGCACTCAGGGAACAGGCTCAATCGTCCACGCGGGTCGTACAGTTGACATCGACCGGGAAAGTTGTCGCTCTCCCGACAAACTGGCCTAAAGCACCGGTCAGGTCAGCAGCGGACGAAACCAACCCGAAACTGACCGAACTCCTCAACTCTGTTCTCTTCAAAAACTGTACACCCGAAGAAGCCGCCCGTACCCTAGGCCTCCCCGTCGAAACGGCGCGCCAGCAGCTACGCCAGGCCCTGAAGCAGCTACGATCCGCCCGGCAAGCCCAGTAA
- a CDS encoding Alpha/beta hydrolase fold-3 domain protein (PFAM: Alpha/beta hydrolase fold-3 domain protein~KEGG: pla:Plav_1665 alpha/beta hydrolase domain- containing protein), whose protein sequence is MKLLTALLLPLLSIATANGQAPTADQVRQFIAKSITDLHIPPTPVGAIDNRFVQTGSDSIAIRIYRPATTSVTPSRPLPIIYHVHGGAWVAGDLDTHDNICRLLCHDAQAVVVAVHYRRPPEFPYPASVDDVMTVLSWIQANRKNLSPTGPLILLGDSAGGNFVASTCLKNAESTQPVPIAAQVLINPALDVRPGSVTFKNYEIFIEWGLPDIKKANDPHASPLLSNQLNKMPPTSIVVGEIDEIREDGVLMHQKLQAAGVKSTLFDQPKAGHFGGYWCAGHQSAKPALDFVLQQIKAVR, encoded by the coding sequence ATGAAACTACTGACCGCTTTACTACTTCCTCTGCTTAGCATTGCCACCGCAAACGGTCAGGCACCCACGGCAGATCAGGTTCGGCAATTCATTGCTAAATCTATTACGGATCTGCACATACCTCCTACACCCGTTGGGGCAATCGACAATCGGTTTGTGCAGACGGGTAGCGATTCAATAGCAATTCGAATTTACAGACCCGCTACTACCAGCGTTACGCCGAGCCGTCCTCTGCCCATTATTTACCACGTTCATGGTGGTGCCTGGGTGGCTGGCGATTTAGATACGCATGATAACATTTGCCGACTGTTGTGCCACGATGCACAGGCAGTAGTGGTGGCCGTACATTACCGACGTCCGCCCGAATTCCCGTATCCAGCTTCCGTCGACGATGTGATGACTGTTCTGTCCTGGATTCAGGCGAACCGAAAGAACCTCAGTCCAACAGGACCATTGATTCTACTGGGTGATAGCGCCGGGGGTAATTTTGTTGCCTCTACCTGCCTGAAAAATGCGGAGTCTACCCAACCTGTGCCCATTGCGGCTCAAGTGCTAATCAACCCTGCTCTTGATGTGCGACCGGGTTCGGTTACGTTCAAAAATTATGAGATATTCATAGAATGGGGGTTACCAGACATAAAAAAAGCCAATGACCCGCATGCTTCACCTCTCCTTTCAAACCAGTTAAATAAGATGCCACCTACCAGCATTGTCGTTGGCGAGATTGATGAAATAAGGGAGGATGGTGTACTGATGCACCAGAAATTACAGGCTGCCGGCGTGAAGAGCACACTGTTCGATCAGCCGAAAGCCGGGCACTTTGGCGGGTACTGGTGCGCTGGCCACCAATCGGCAAAACCAGCTCTGGACTTCGTACTGCAACAGATTAAAGCCGTCAGGTAA
- a CDS encoding short-chain dehydrogenase/reductase SDR (PFAM: short-chain dehydrogenase/reductase SDR; KR domain protein~KEGG: cti:RALTA_A0558 putative 3-hydroxyacyl-CoA dehydrogenase type II oxidoreductase protein) — protein sequence MQLTNSTAIVTGGASGLGEATTRLLAANGANVVILDLNETRGQALAEELGTTVRFHKTNVTDESDVQAAINLAIETFGGLHINVNCAGVAEARKTVGKVEGVYGAHSLSVFQKVISINLIGTFNVIRLAALAMETNEPNAEGERGVIINTASVAAYDGQIGQAAYSASKGGIVGMTLPIARDLSRSGIRVMTIAPGLFETPLLASLPEEARLSLGQQVPFPSRLGRPGEYAMLAKSIIENPMLNGEVIRLDGAIRMGPK from the coding sequence ATGCAACTTACCAACTCAACCGCCATCGTTACCGGAGGGGCTTCGGGCCTGGGCGAAGCCACCACCCGACTGCTGGCGGCCAATGGCGCCAATGTGGTTATTCTTGATCTGAACGAGACCCGCGGACAGGCGCTGGCTGAAGAATTAGGCACAACGGTCCGGTTTCATAAAACCAACGTGACGGACGAATCCGACGTACAGGCCGCCATCAACCTGGCTATCGAAACCTTTGGCGGACTGCATATCAACGTCAACTGTGCCGGTGTGGCCGAAGCCCGGAAAACAGTGGGGAAAGTAGAAGGGGTGTACGGTGCCCATTCGCTGTCTGTCTTTCAGAAAGTTATCTCCATCAACCTGATTGGTACGTTCAATGTGATCCGGCTGGCGGCTCTGGCAATGGAAACAAACGAGCCCAATGCCGAAGGTGAACGTGGGGTTATTATCAATACGGCGTCTGTAGCGGCTTACGACGGCCAGATCGGGCAGGCCGCTTATTCGGCTTCGAAAGGAGGAATTGTTGGCATGACCCTGCCTATCGCCCGCGATCTGTCCCGTTCCGGCATTCGGGTCATGACCATTGCGCCGGGTCTGTTCGAAACGCCGTTGCTGGCCAGTTTACCGGAAGAAGCGCGGCTGTCGCTGGGTCAGCAGGTACCGTTTCCATCGCGGCTTGGTCGGCCGGGCGAGTACGCGATGCTGGCGAAAAGCATCATCGAAAACCCCATGCTAAACGGTGAAGTGATCCGGCTGGACGGTGCCATCCGAATGGGACCTAAGTAG
- a CDS encoding ferredoxin-like protein (KEGG: afw:Anae109_2553 ferredoxin-like protein), producing the protein MEWSLCWFLLPLGIDLTKFMKYKKHVFICNNQKVAPKKSCGEAHGNELVDAFKAALAERGLLKEMRAQRTGCLDACAFGPTLVVYPEGTYYGNVQLSDVAEIVDSHLVNDQPVERLKLDF; encoded by the coding sequence ATGGAATGGTCGTTGTGTTGGTTCTTGTTACCTTTGGGTATCGATTTAACTAAGTTTATGAAATACAAAAAGCACGTTTTCATCTGCAACAACCAGAAAGTAGCCCCCAAGAAGTCATGCGGTGAAGCCCATGGCAATGAACTGGTCGACGCATTCAAAGCGGCCCTCGCCGAGCGTGGTCTGCTGAAAGAAATGCGGGCACAGCGCACCGGTTGTCTGGATGCCTGCGCTTTCGGGCCAACGCTGGTTGTGTACCCTGAGGGCACATACTACGGTAATGTCCAACTTTCCGACGTTGCTGAAATTGTTGATAGCCACTTGGTAAACGATCAACCCGTAGAGCGGCTCAAGCTGGATTTCTAG
- a CDS encoding Outer membrane protein-like protein (KEGG: lpc:LPC_0302 multidrug efflux protein, outer membrane component), which produces MKTIIFGLSLLIGSQLISAAQAQPAGTSSDTTLFTAADFYRVVFSHHPLVRQAALLNSEAQQEIMQARGAFDPKLFSTYDRKEFGQDLYYNKWQSGLTIPVLPAGIDVKLTYDRNMGQYVNPEERVPSSGLAAVGVRVPVGQGLIIDARRNALRQAKLAVTLADAERLKLINKTLFDAAKTYWEWYMAHQQYRLIQNGYQVADTRFRAIQQRSLLGDAAAIDTTEALITAQDRLVQLQQAEVNLQNARLRLSVFLWNSTDSDGMPQPVELLPTVAPQPVPADRLDESTLQALLSKAAERHPELLKLTTKGQQLALEERFQRSLLQPQLVLNANLLSRTPAAGVGYDWASYYAFRADNHKIGVDLTFPIFLRKERGKLRQIQIKNQQVTLERQQTGRAISNDVQAAWNELKALERQIDVQQQTVRNQRILLGAEQQKFDIGESSLFLVNSRESKLIDLEIKLEELRTKQQKAVAALWYAAGTNPEAQ; this is translated from the coding sequence ATGAAGACGATTATATTCGGTTTAAGTCTGTTGATTGGTAGTCAGTTAATTTCGGCCGCTCAAGCACAGCCAGCGGGAACATCCTCTGACACAACCCTGTTTACAGCCGCCGATTTTTACCGGGTCGTTTTTAGCCATCATCCCCTTGTTCGACAGGCGGCTCTGCTGAACAGCGAAGCCCAGCAGGAAATTATGCAGGCCAGGGGTGCTTTTGACCCCAAGCTATTCTCAACCTACGACCGGAAAGAGTTTGGGCAGGATTTGTATTATAACAAATGGCAGTCCGGCTTGACAATACCCGTTCTGCCAGCCGGTATCGACGTAAAGCTGACCTATGACCGGAATATGGGGCAGTATGTCAACCCCGAAGAGCGGGTACCGTCGTCGGGTCTGGCGGCCGTGGGAGTACGCGTTCCCGTTGGTCAGGGGCTGATTATCGATGCCCGACGCAACGCCCTGCGCCAGGCTAAACTTGCCGTTACCCTGGCCGATGCCGAACGCCTGAAACTCATCAACAAAACCTTGTTCGATGCGGCCAAAACCTATTGGGAATGGTATATGGCTCACCAGCAGTATCGGCTGATCCAAAACGGCTATCAGGTAGCCGACACCCGCTTCCGGGCCATCCAACAGCGGTCATTGCTGGGCGATGCGGCCGCCATCGATACTACTGAAGCGCTCATTACGGCCCAGGACCGCCTGGTGCAACTCCAGCAAGCGGAAGTCAATCTGCAAAATGCCCGATTGCGGTTGAGTGTTTTCTTATGGAACAGTACTGATAGCGATGGCATGCCCCAACCGGTTGAACTTCTGCCTACAGTGGCCCCTCAGCCGGTGCCCGCCGACCGGCTCGATGAAAGTACACTACAGGCCTTGCTGAGTAAAGCCGCCGAACGGCACCCGGAGTTGCTGAAACTAACCACCAAAGGACAGCAGCTGGCACTGGAAGAGCGATTTCAGCGGTCTTTACTGCAACCGCAACTGGTGTTAAACGCTAATCTGCTTAGCCGGACACCCGCAGCCGGTGTTGGCTACGACTGGGCGAGTTATTACGCCTTTCGAGCCGATAATCACAAAATCGGGGTGGACTTGACCTTTCCTATCTTTCTGCGAAAAGAGCGGGGCAAGCTTCGGCAAATACAGATCAAAAACCAGCAGGTTACACTAGAACGCCAGCAAACCGGCCGTGCCATCAGCAACGATGTTCAGGCAGCCTGGAACGAGCTAAAGGCGCTGGAGCGCCAGATCGATGTACAGCAGCAGACGGTCAGGAACCAACGGATTTTACTTGGGGCAGAACAGCAGAAATTCGACATCGGTGAGAGTTCACTGTTTTTAGTCAACAGCCGCGAATCGAAACTGATCGATTTGGAAATCAAGCTGGAAGAGCTACGTACCAAACAGCAGAAAGCGGTAGCCGCCCTGTGGTACGCAGCCGGAACAAATCCAGAAGCGCAGTAA
- a CDS encoding oxidoreductase domain protein (PFAM: oxidoreductase domain protein~KEGG: rlt:Rleg2_0984 oxidoreductase domain protein), with protein sequence MQSNRRTFIKSLSAASAVIATEAVAKPFGAPAYIPNLMKISPNDKIRFATIGMGIQGNYDTQAALRNPDVELVAVADLYNGRLEHAKTAYGKDKELFTTRDHREILARPDIDAVLVVTPDHWHDHITIAALKAGKHVYCEKPMVQHLNEGKAVIDAWKKSGKTMQVGSQRISSASFKEAKRLVEAGEIGQINYIESNNDRFNAIGAWQYSIPPDASTQTLDWDRFLGDAPKRPFDEKRFFRWRNYKDYGTGVAGDLFIHLITGVHFVTNTMGPTRIYSSGNLAYWKDGRDVPDIMACIMDYPKTDQHEAFQMVLRVNFANAGKINDVTRIIGNEGQIEFSENNLIMTKKKLPTAPGYGGYDSFFTFTEPVQQEFVKRYDSLYPLDTRKADPVKEVRFEAPKNDDAHAKHFGDFFDNVRKGSQGTVEDPVFGFRAAAPVLACNESFFEQKVVHWDPVTMTQKNPAASTPSTKKKPVASAKTSTKKS encoded by the coding sequence ATGCAGTCCAACAGACGAACATTTATAAAAAGCTTGTCGGCCGCTTCGGCAGTAATCGCTACGGAGGCAGTTGCCAAACCATTTGGCGCCCCGGCTTACATTCCGAATCTGATGAAGATCAGCCCGAACGACAAGATTCGATTTGCTACCATTGGTATGGGCATTCAGGGCAATTACGATACGCAGGCTGCTTTGCGCAACCCCGATGTCGAACTCGTTGCCGTTGCCGATTTATACAATGGTCGGCTCGAACATGCCAAAACGGCCTACGGAAAGGACAAAGAACTGTTTACTACCCGCGACCACCGCGAAATACTGGCCCGGCCGGATATCGATGCCGTACTGGTTGTTACGCCAGACCACTGGCACGATCACATCACCATTGCCGCGCTCAAAGCCGGTAAGCACGTCTACTGCGAGAAGCCAATGGTGCAGCACCTCAACGAAGGCAAAGCGGTGATCGATGCCTGGAAAAAGTCGGGCAAGACGATGCAGGTGGGTAGCCAGCGCATCAGCAGTGCCTCGTTCAAAGAAGCCAAACGGCTGGTTGAAGCGGGCGAAATCGGGCAAATCAATTACATCGAATCCAACAACGACCGATTCAACGCCATTGGTGCCTGGCAGTACTCGATTCCGCCCGATGCATCGACGCAAACGCTGGACTGGGACCGGTTTCTGGGCGATGCCCCCAAGCGACCTTTTGACGAAAAACGCTTTTTCCGCTGGAGAAACTACAAAGATTATGGTACGGGGGTGGCGGGCGATTTATTCATCCACCTTATCACGGGCGTTCACTTCGTAACAAACACAATGGGCCCCACCCGGATCTACTCGTCCGGAAATCTGGCTTACTGGAAAGATGGCCGCGATGTACCCGATATTATGGCGTGTATCATGGATTATCCCAAAACCGACCAGCATGAAGCGTTCCAGATGGTGCTGCGGGTCAATTTTGCCAACGCGGGTAAAATTAATGACGTAACCCGCATCATCGGGAATGAAGGGCAGATTGAATTTTCGGAGAACAACCTTATTATGACCAAAAAGAAACTGCCAACGGCTCCCGGCTACGGCGGTTACGACAGTTTCTTTACATTCACGGAGCCCGTTCAGCAGGAGTTCGTGAAGCGGTACGATAGCCTTTACCCACTTGATACCCGCAAAGCGGATCCGGTGAAAGAGGTCAGGTTCGAAGCGCCTAAAAACGACGATGCCCATGCCAAACACTTCGGCGACTTTTTCGATAATGTTCGTAAGGGTAGTCAGGGTACGGTTGAAGACCCCGTATTTGGTTTCCGGGCTGCTGCGCCGGTGTTGGCCTGTAACGAAAGTTTCTTTGAGCAGAAAGTTGTGCATTGGGACCCCGTTACCATGACGCAGAAAAATCCCGCAGCCAGCACACCGTCTACTAAAAAGAAGCCGGTAGCGTCGGCAAAGACATCGACTAAGAAATCGTAA
- a CDS encoding Protein of unknown function DUF1810 (PFAM: Protein of unknown function DUF1810~KEGG: mrd:Mrad2831_3610 hypothetical protein), producing MTQEPNLTRFLEAQESDYARALTEIKNGRKQSHWMWYVFPQILGLGFSETAKFYSIQNVNEANAYLGHPVLGSRLREISQALLAIDGKTAHQILGSPDDVKLSSCMTLFGALTPTDPVFQAVLDKYYAGVPDPRTLAILKNGQQTP from the coding sequence ATGACACAGGAACCCAACCTAACACGATTTTTAGAGGCTCAGGAGAGTGACTACGCCAGAGCTTTAACCGAAATAAAGAACGGACGAAAACAAAGCCACTGGATGTGGTATGTTTTCCCCCAGATTTTGGGTCTGGGCTTTAGTGAAACTGCAAAATTTTATTCGATACAGAATGTGAACGAGGCCAATGCGTATCTGGGGCATCCGGTGTTGGGGAGTCGGCTACGTGAAATTTCGCAGGCATTGCTGGCCATTGACGGAAAAACCGCTCATCAGATTCTGGGGAGCCCGGACGATGTAAAATTAAGCTCCTGCATGACGCTGTTCGGGGCGTTGACGCCAACCGACCCCGTTTTTCAGGCCGTTCTGGATAAATACTATGCCGGTGTCCCCGATCCCCGAACGCTGGCTATTCTGAAAAACGGGCAGCAAACCCCCTAA